The Candidatus Bathyarchaeia archaeon DNA segment CAAAGCCACAAAACTTGTTTTTCCCGTGCCTCCGCGTCCTATTGTGACAAGCATTTTCACGTTCTCTTTTCTCCTTTTTATCTACTAGATTCTGTTTCAAACGTATTTAGATGTTGTTAGCCATTAACTTTTCACACAACCGCTCTATGGCAAGTAACGCTTCAGACTTCTCAAGTAAAAGTGGAGTTTTCCCCAGCATTTCTGCCTCTACAACTGTTTGGTCGAAAGGAACAAAATCCAAAACTTCCAAACCATTTTCCAACGAATATTTTTTGATGCTTTCCTTTTGCACATAGTTTTCGATTTTGTTTCCAACAAGAAAAACCCGTTTCATACCTGCCTTCGCGGCTAAATCATGAATGCTTTTTGCAGTTTCAAGAGACTTCATATTCGCATTTACAACAACAAGCATCGTGTCAACGTGCTGCGCTGTTCCACGACCAATGTGTTCAACACCAGCCTCCATATCCAAAACCACAGCTTCATTTCGCTCCACAACTAAATGGCGAAGCAAAGCGCGAACAACGGCGTTCGCCGGACAAGTGCATCCAGAACCCATTGACCGCACAGTTCCCATAACAATTAAGCTCACACCAAA contains these protein-coding regions:
- a CDS encoding AAA family ATPase, which encodes MKIAVSGKGGVGKTLIAGALACLFAKKGLKTIAIDADPSPNLALTLGLSPEEARKIMPISENKELVESKTGTGYSGVFRLSFTVDDIAHDYAVETPFGVSLIVMGTVRSMGSGCTCPANAVVRALLRHLVVERNEAVVLDMEAGVEHIGRGTAQHVDTMLVVVNANMKSLETAKSIHDLAAKAGMKRVFLVGNKIENYVQKESIKKYSLENGLEVLDFVPFDQTVVEAEMLGKTPLLLEKSEALLAIERLCEKLMANNI